The Drosophila sulfurigaster albostrigata strain 15112-1811.04 chromosome 3, ASM2355843v2, whole genome shotgun sequence genomic sequence TGGAATCATTCCACatttaatatgattaaatatgtacatttatatgccattaatcaatttaaatatgcagtTGAAAAAGTAGCAAAATGTGCTTCGACTGATAGTGAAAATCTCcatatattaatttctttttttagtagCGTAGAATTTTTGGCAACAGGTGTAAAAAGGGCTCCTAAAATTCTGCTAAGCAATTTTGTGCTAcagtttgattttattataaagtaaaatttttGCACGGCTGATTGAATATCACTTGGGTtgttattttagattttatttaaagtactaaattgcaaaacaatttctGAAAGATATCTAGAATGTAgattctaattaaaaatattgaatttttaattatttgtagaaacaaatattcaaaatataacaatctTTAAAAATGATCGAAATCGTTGATTCTttattaaagtatataaaatgttataattataatacgtCAACATATTTCTCTCATACTGAATAAAACTTTAGAGCATTCAAGAGTCAGTTAAGCTTTCAGGTTATGATCGCTGCTGTTCCcgtaattgtttttgttgcaacaCGATAACGGCGACATGAAGACAGCGAcacgacagcggcagcggcagcggtgAGAGAATCTTATTGCATTTTTGAGCAAGAAAGCGACGACAATCAAAGCTCGAAGTATGAAGCGTAAGTTCAACTGAacttgtgtgtgagtgtgcttgtgtgtgtgtgcgcgtacTTCTTATGTAGGCAGCCGTACactacactcacactcacacacatatatgagCTTCTTAAGAGAATTGTGAGAATGTGCGCTGTGCGACTGACTGTCggcattacattttattattattactggcagcgaaataatttcaaagtttACATTTCAGTTGAGCGTTGGATCAGCTGCTGAACGCGAGCGTCGATCGTGAAGAGACCCAGAACGGAGCGTGTGCCGTCGTCacagtcgctgtcgcagtctcATCTCAAGTGATTGTtaattgttgtcgttgttattattgttgttgttgcgctttcTGTTGTGTCTGTGCTAAATGTATCACACTGTGGTTGGAGCTTAAGCATGTCAACAttatcttcatcatcatcatctgcgCATTGAGCAACTGCAGAATATCAACcgggttttttttattattttatttcaacaaatacatatatttattggaACTCCGCCTTCGGTATTACTGGTATGACATTTGGTATTGGCAAAGCTTACACGACGTATGCATAATATTTGCTGTTAGTCATCAGTCTTAGcaatattcatacatatatttatatatattgagcacacgtgtatatatgtatgaattgCATGTGCTtggaaacattttatttttttggaagGGTCAAAGACTCTTCAATACTCAAAAGGAAATTACACTCTCTTTGCGCGTATTGTTGATAAAGAAATGTGATTTCAGTGATTATGCattgcatacatatactatacttTGTGTTTACGATTGTAGAATGTAGATAAACCTGCTAAGTGAGTGGCCAATTCGCTACAAGGCACTAATAAACTACTACAGCACTAGCACGTTATCAAGCTTTGAGCATGCAAAGAGAGCAATATCAACAacgagcgagtgagagagagcgacatcAGAGCTTTGGCCGAACAGCTGTTTGACTGTGAGTTCGTTCAAACGCAGCTTTTAAGTAGCCTtggtcgctctctctctctctcgctgagCATGTGATAAGTTGAAAGCGCGTTGAAATTATTGTATGGGTTGCGTACTTCACTTTTAAGTGAGAGAGTCAGTACTAATTGGAAGTGGGTGGCCAAAGTGGCGGTGGCCGTGGCGGTGGAAGTTGCCTTTTTTCTTTATCAATACGATGTGCGAGTCATAGATAAGCAACACTGAAATCACTATTCCAAATACTCAACATTACGTTTTTGTTCTGGATCGCAATTGCAGTGCAGTGTGACAGTCATGAATAAACTACGCAACTTGCTGCCGGGCCAGCAGTCCAAGGAGTCTGCGCGCCATTCGGTCACATTGGAGCCGGAGATTGGTTTTCAGATCACCATCGAGACGCCACAGAATCAGAGCAGTAATGACAGAGCTTCGGCAATGCCGGAGTTGAATGTGCATCTTATTGCGGCTCGACATCTGCCCTCTCTTTTCGGCTTCAAGATTGTGCAGGGCTATATTATTAAGGTACGTGCAAGAGAGACGAAGCATAAACATAAGAGAGTGGTGTTGTAATGCGTTTCTCTTTAATTGTGCTTGCAGGTTAAGCTCTTTCCAGGCACCAAGCGCTTGGATAGTAGCATTCAAACAAACACTTGGCCAAAGTTCAATGAAAACTTCAAGTTTCCTCTTGTACCAGACATTAAGTGAGTAGAAAAAAGTGTTAATTTCCATCTGCTAATGATTTTCTTTTCCCCAAAGACCTTCACTGAAGCATGGTTCGGCATTTTCATCGCGACGTCATATGCAGCCAGTTAACGGCGATTACTCCGATCCAGGGGAACTCTTTGCTGgccaatttttggtttttaccGTTTATGCTCTACTGGAATTACCCGCAGCTGTAAGTTTCGACTATTATCTATGTTTGTATGTGAGTTATAGTAACACTTGCAGAGCTTCAATCGCTTCAACAAGACCTATCGCTCCCTCAAAGAAAGAAGTTCCACTTTTATGCAACGCCTTTCCACGGGGGTGATGTCGAACGAAGCGCCTCCCGAAAATGGTGCGACGCCAAAGGGGAAGGATAAGAAGTCAGCGGAAAGTCCCCGAACTGCTATGCCGGCTTTGACCATAAGTGAATCCAGAAGAAATATAGGTAAGGCTATGGGGATACTATTTTGAagtaaataattgatttttgtaatACGTATTATGCGAAGTAGcttaacttttttattaatcCTGAAGAGTGTAAGATAAGATAAGATTttaggaaaataaaaataataaatatataggaACTGTATATGGGGTTGTTAAGGAATGTTGTTAatctatttattaaaaaatgatttttatatgaattttcacatatgtacatataagaACCAGTATAAGAATATCAGTAATATCTTTAAGTTTTGTAAGCACGTTTATCAGAAAAAGTTGTCCCTATTCCTATaactattttttgtatgtgttatttagttttgaatttttactatttttttttcttttttaatttttgttcaatacctttttttgaatataactTCAGGTTCTGTGACCTGCTATCTGGAGCCAAAGCTCTTCAAGCGCAACCCGCGTAATGGAACTTATACGACCGAGGAGCTGTGGCTACCAATTAAAGATATAACCACAACAGTATCCAAAGCAACGcccaataataacaacaactatgtAAGTTAATCGTCAACAGGTTGAACTGGACAATTAGACTACAATTTGACAGCGACAacatcaaacaacaacaatgacttAACTGAATCTCATAACCCGAGTGTTGGccgcaaatgaaaatgaaattaagatGCGCTTTCAATTTGGCCTAGAGAAAGTACATTTAACGTATTCAAATTGCGATTGCGACAACCAACGCGAATTAaattcaacacaaaaaataaactgacgaaagtaaacaaaaacaacaaaaaacatgaCATGCGAATGACCCATGACCCATGACCCTTGTCTCTTTTGCAGCTC encodes the following:
- the LOC133840629 gene encoding uncharacterized protein LOC133840629 isoform X1; this translates as MTKKTKKKHTHTHTIIKIVTLRTEILNYEINLYNHPTHADTLKKKKQKQKRHEHQAETEVCTRYRVLECSVTVMNKLRNLLPGQQSKESARHSVTLEPEIGFQITIETPQNQSSNDRASAMPELNVHLIAARHLPSLFGFKIVQGYIIKVKLFPGTKRLDSSIQTNTWPKFNENFKFPLVPDIKPSLKHGSAFSSRRHMQPVNGDYSDPGELFAGQFLVFTVYALLELPAASFNRFNKTYRSLKERSSTFMQRLSTGVMSNEAPPENGATPKGKDKKSAESPRTAMPALTISESRRNIGSVTCYLEPKLFKRNPRNGTYTTEELWLPIKDITTTVSKATPNNNNNYLTNSAKGVVELALEVRDLAELAEGETQSEVHSAPEPQDITKGAGGNNNWQRMTAEVKRKMGISNVSSATGETLLLRVTTSRMRCSNKVKDELEATASGRVYVKTTIFEHGIYVDAWKSQLFYPSLSTNWDGAGGDDATISVPLRSLEQLENIEIRITLATKLKMGKKLVLGTVVVAGGRSSSSSETGAEQMQHLQSSPLNQRVAAWHCYQ
- the LOC133840629 gene encoding uncharacterized protein LOC133840629 isoform X3, which encodes MRSLSNYCHQCSVTVMNKLRNLLPGQQSKESARHSVTLEPEIGFQITIETPQNQSSNDRASAMPELNVHLIAARHLPSLFGFKIVQGYIIKVKLFPGTKRLDSSIQTNTWPKFNENFKFPLVPDIKPSLKHGSAFSSRRHMQPVNGDYSDPGELFAGQFLVFTVYALLELPAASFNRFNKTYRSLKERSSTFMQRLSTGVMSNEAPPENGATPKGKDKKSAESPRTAMPALTISESRRNIGSVTCYLEPKLFKRNPRNGTYTTEELWLPIKDITTTVSKATPNNNNNYLTNSAKGVVELALEVRDLAELAEGETQSEVHSAPEPQDITKGAGGNNNWQRMTAEVKRKMGISNVSSATGETLLLRVTTSRMRCSNKVKDELEATASGRVYVKTTIFEHGIYVDAWKSQLFYPSLSTNWDGAGGDDATISVPLRSLEQLENIEIRITLATKLKMGKKLVLGTVVVAGGRSSSSSETGAEQMQHLQSSPLNQRVAAWHCYQ
- the LOC133840629 gene encoding uncharacterized protein LOC133840629 isoform X4, coding for MNKLRNLLPGQQSKESARHSVTLEPEIGFQITIETPQNQSSNDRASAMPELNVHLIAARHLPSLFGFKIVQGYIIKVKLFPGTKRLDSSIQTNTWPKFNENFKFPLVPDIKPSLKHGSAFSSRRHMQPVNGDYSDPGELFAGQFLVFTVYALLELPAASFNRFNKTYRSLKERSSTFMQRLSTGVMSNEAPPENGATPKGKDKKSAESPRTAMPALTISESRRNIGSVTCYLEPKLFKRNPRNGTYTTEELWLPIKDITTTVSKATPNNNNNYLTNSAKGVVELALEVRDLAELAEGETQSEVHSAPEPQDITKGAGGNNNWQRMTAEVKRKMGISNVSSATGETLLLRVTTSRMRCSNKVKDELEATASGRVYVKTTIFEHGIYVDAWKSQLFYPSLSTNWDGAGGDDATISVPLRSLEQLENIEIRITLATKLKMGKKLVLGTVVVAGGRSSSSSETGAEQMQHLQSSPLNQRVAAWHCYQ